A stretch of the Cetobacterium somerae ATCC BAA-474 genome encodes the following:
- a CDS encoding XdhC family protein, with translation MDLNILEKIFEIVKSGKKVALVTLTKSSGSTPRKEGTLMGVWEENFIGTIGGGLVEHRVINQARKCLEENENQNFNYDLTKEAELGMSCGGSVEGYIKVINPKNRIVIIGAGHIGQKLYEILDGSDFERVIFDDREEYKSYTTDIKIGDYNQLIEELAENENSYYVIVTKGHATDEKALRSVLKKQSRYIGMIGSRKKVIEIKKEILESEIVIPEEKLYSPIGLKISDGSPYEIAIEIMAEILKVKNNGELIHRRLTKDVNTF, from the coding sequence ATGGATTTAAATATTTTGGAGAAAATTTTTGAAATTGTTAAATCAGGAAAAAAAGTAGCTCTAGTTACATTAACTAAATCTAGTGGGTCAACACCTAGAAAAGAAGGAACTTTAATGGGTGTATGGGAAGAAAATTTTATAGGAACTATTGGTGGTGGATTGGTAGAGCATAGAGTTATTAATCAAGCTAGAAAATGTTTAGAAGAAAATGAAAATCAAAATTTCAACTATGATTTAACAAAAGAGGCTGAGTTAGGTATGAGTTGCGGTGGTAGTGTTGAAGGATACATAAAAGTTATAAATCCTAAAAATCGTATTGTTATTATAGGAGCAGGACACATAGGGCAGAAGTTATATGAAATATTAGATGGTTCTGACTTTGAGAGAGTTATTTTTGATGACAGAGAAGAGTATAAAAGTTATACGACAGATATAAAAATAGGAGATTATAATCAACTTATAGAAGAACTAGCTGAGAATGAAAATTCTTATTATGTAATTGTTACTAAAGGACATGCAACAGACGAGAAGGCATTAAGAAGTGTTTTGAAGAAACAAAGTAGATATATTGGAATGATTGGAAGTAGAAAAAAAGTTATAGAGATAAAAAAAGAGATATTAGAAAGTGAAATAGTTATACCTGAAGAAAAACTATACTCTCCAATAGGATTAAAAATATCTGATGGAAGTCCATATGAAATTGCTATAGAGATTATGGCAGAGATATTAAAAGTTAAAAATAATGGAGAGTTGATTCATAGGAGGCTTACAAAAGATGTTAACACATTTTAA
- the moaC gene encoding cyclic pyranopterin monophosphate synthase MoaC: MLTHFNEDGKAVMVDVTEKKETKRVAITSGKITMNLETYNKVKEGTIEKGDVLGVARVAGIMAAKKTSDLIPMCHPLFLTGVEVEFDFLDEDLTIQARVIVKTFGKTGVEMEALTGVSTALLTIYDMCKAMDKTMLISDIKLCKKTGGKSGEFINE; this comes from the coding sequence ATGTTAACACATTTTAATGAAGATGGAAAAGCAGTAATGGTAGATGTAACAGAAAAAAAAGAAACTAAAAGAGTTGCTATAACAAGTGGAAAAATTACTATGAATTTGGAAACTTACAATAAAGTAAAAGAAGGTACTATTGAAAAAGGAGATGTTCTGGGAGTGGCTAGAGTTGCGGGTATTATGGCAGCCAAAAAAACTAGTGATTTAATTCCTATGTGTCATCCATTATTCTTAACAGGGGTAGAAGTTGAATTTGATTTTTTAGATGAGGATTTAACTATCCAAGCTAGAGTGATTGTTAAAACTTTTGGAAAAACAGGAGTAGAGATGGAAGCCTTAACAGGTGTATCTACAGCACTTTTAACAATTTATGATATGTGTAAAGCTATGGACAAAACAATGTTAATTAGCGATATAAAGTTATGTAAAAAAACTGGAGGAAAATCAGGAGAATTTATAAATGAATGA
- a CDS encoding ABC-F family ATP-binding cassette domain-containing protein has protein sequence MALLSVNSLYKGFSGESLLKDITFSIDEKDRIGIIGVNGAGKSTLIKMMMELEEGDPNPETNERGTISKKGGLKIGYLSQSINLNKENTIFDELIGVFSNLKSDYERIKELNNLVANDLENFDKHMEELAVLSSRYEQEEGYAIEYKVKQILIGLSIPEEMWKVQIKDLSGGQQSRVALGKILLEEPELLILDEPTNHLDLVAIEWLEKFLKDYPKAFVVISHDRYFLDNIVNRVFEIEGKTLKAYKGNFSEYVIQKEAYLSGAVKSFEKEQDKIRKMEEFVRRYKAGQKSKQARGRQKLLDRMEKSDNPIIGVRKIKLKFEVETPSVDKVLELKNLSMSYGEKKLFNNLNLTVFRGNRIGIIGKNGVGKSTILRIVNGLEKAKSGDVELGERVKIGYYDQNHQGLKMENTILEELLYTFPMSDEEARTIAGGFLFSADDVDKKIKSLSGGEKARVAFMKLILSKPNFLILDEPTNHLDIYSREILEEALEDYDGTIIVVSHDRYFLESVVNNIYEVTKDGATLFKGDYEMYISQKDNVKPKDETAGLNYEEQKRNRNRITTLEKKYKKLEEEIERLESEKSDLEKKYEIAGKNNNLDELMDIQKEIDLRDERILDAMESWDETALELEELKK, from the coding sequence ATGGCTTTACTAAGTGTAAATAGTTTATATAAAGGCTTTTCAGGAGAGTCTTTACTAAAAGATATTACATTTTCAATAGATGAAAAGGATAGAATTGGAATAATAGGTGTTAATGGAGCAGGAAAATCAACGTTAATAAAAATGATGATGGAATTAGAAGAGGGAGATCCTAATCCAGAAACAAATGAAAGAGGAACAATTTCTAAAAAAGGTGGATTAAAAATAGGATATCTTTCTCAAAGTATAAATCTAAACAAAGAAAATACAATTTTTGATGAGCTAATAGGTGTGTTTTCTAATTTAAAATCGGACTATGAAAGAATAAAAGAGTTAAATAATTTGGTTGCGAATGATTTAGAAAATTTTGATAAACATATGGAAGAGTTAGCTGTTTTAAGTAGTAGATATGAGCAAGAAGAAGGATATGCAATTGAATATAAAGTAAAACAAATATTAATAGGTTTAAGTATTCCAGAAGAGATGTGGAAAGTGCAAATAAAAGATCTTTCAGGAGGGCAACAGTCGAGAGTAGCTCTAGGAAAAATTTTGTTAGAGGAACCAGAGTTATTAATATTAGACGAACCAACTAACCATTTAGATTTAGTGGCAATTGAATGGCTAGAAAAATTTTTAAAAGATTATCCAAAAGCTTTTGTAGTTATATCACATGATAGATATTTTTTAGATAATATTGTTAATAGAGTTTTTGAAATAGAAGGAAAAACATTAAAAGCTTATAAAGGTAATTTTTCTGAATATGTTATTCAAAAAGAGGCTTATTTATCAGGAGCAGTAAAATCTTTTGAAAAAGAGCAGGATAAAATTAGAAAAATGGAGGAGTTTGTAAGACGTTATAAAGCTGGACAGAAATCAAAACAAGCTAGAGGGAGACAAAAACTTTTAGATAGAATGGAAAAAAGTGATAATCCAATTATAGGAGTAAGAAAAATTAAACTTAAATTTGAAGTTGAAACTCCAAGTGTGGATAAAGTTTTAGAATTAAAAAATTTAAGTATGAGTTATGGAGAAAAAAAACTTTTTAATAACTTGAATTTAACAGTTTTTAGAGGAAATAGAATTGGAATAATTGGAAAAAATGGAGTTGGAAAATCAACTATTTTAAGAATAGTTAATGGTCTAGAAAAAGCTAAAAGTGGAGATGTAGAATTAGGAGAAAGAGTAAAAATAGGTTATTATGATCAAAATCATCAAGGATTAAAAATGGAGAATACGATACTAGAAGAGTTATTGTATACTTTTCCAATGAGTGATGAAGAGGCAAGAACTATAGCTGGTGGATTTCTTTTTTCAGCAGACGATGTAGATAAAAAAATAAAATCTTTATCTGGAGGAGAAAAAGCTAGAGTAGCTTTTATGAAACTAATTTTATCGAAACCTAATTTTTTAATATTAGATGAACCAACAAATCACTTAGATATTTATTCTAGGGAAATATTAGAAGAAGCTTTGGAAGATTATGATGGGACAATTATTGTTGTATCTCATGATAGATATTTTTTAGAAAGTGTTGTTAATAATATATATGAGGTTACTAAAGATGGAGCAACTTTATTCAAAGGGGATTACGAAATGTATATTTCACAAAAGGATAATGTGAAACCAAAAGATGAGACAGCAGGCTTAAATTATGAGGAACAAAAAAGAAATAGAAATAGAATAACAACCTTAGAAAAAAAATATAAAAAACTAGAAGAAGAAATTGAAAGATTAGAAAGTGAAAAAAGTGATTTAGAAAAGAAATATGAAATTGCTGGAAAAAATAACAATTTGGATGAATTAATGGACATCCAAAAAGAGATAGATTTAAGAGATGAAAGAATTCTAGATGCTATGGAAAGCTGGGATGAAACAGCTCTAGAGCTAGAAGAATTAAAAAAATAG
- the rpsL gene encoding 30S ribosomal protein S12, translating to MPTLSQLVKKGRQTLEESKKSPALQGNPQRRGVCVRVYTTTPKKPNSALRKVARVKLTNGIEVTSYIPGEGHNLQEHSIVLVRGGRTKDLPGVRYKVIRGALDTAGVAKRKQSRSKYGAKKA from the coding sequence ATGCCTACTTTAAGTCAATTAGTAAAAAAAGGAAGACAAACTCTAGAAGAGAGTAAAAAATCACCAGCATTACAAGGAAACCCACAAAGAAGAGGAGTGTGTGTAAGAGTTTATACTACTACACCTAAGAAACCAAACTCAGCTTTAAGAAAGGTTGCCAGAGTAAAATTAACTAACGGAATCGAAGTAACTTCATACATCCCAGGAGAGGGACACAACTTACAGGAGCACTCAATCGTTCTAGTAAGAGGAGGAAGAACAAAAGATTTACCAGGAGTTAGATATAAAGTTATCAGAGGAGCTTTAGATACAGCTGGAGTTGCTAAGAGAAAACAATCAAGATCTAAATACGGAGCTAAGAAAGCGTAA
- the rpsG gene encoding 30S ribosomal protein S7 produces the protein MSRRRAAVKRDVLPDSRYSDKVVTKVINSFMLDGKKSIIEGIFYSAMDLIKEKTGQEGYDVFKQALDNIKPQIEVRSRRIGGATYQVPVEVRPERQQTLAIRWLTTYTRQRKEYGMIEKLAAELIAAANNEGATIKKKEDTYKMAEANRAFAHYKF, from the coding sequence ATGTCAAGAAGAAGAGCAGCAGTAAAAAGAGATGTATTACCTGATTCAAGATATTCTGATAAAGTTGTAACTAAAGTTATCAACTCTTTCATGTTAGATGGAAAAAAGTCAATCATTGAAGGAATATTCTATTCTGCAATGGATTTAATAAAAGAAAAAACTGGTCAAGAGGGGTACGATGTATTTAAGCAAGCATTAGATAACATTAAGCCACAGATCGAAGTAAGATCAAGAAGAATCGGAGGAGCTACTTATCAAGTTCCAGTAGAAGTAAGACCTGAGAGACAACAAACTCTTGCTATCAGATGGTTAACTACTTATACAAGACAAAGAAAAGAGTATGGAATGATCGAAAAGTTAGCAGCAGAGTTAATAGCAGCAGCAAACAATGAGGGAGCTACTATTAAGAAGAAAGAAGATACTTACAAAATGGCAGAAGCTAACAGAGCTTTCGCACACTACAAGTTCTAA